A genomic region of Trichothermofontia sichuanensis B231 contains the following coding sequences:
- a CDS encoding N-6 DNA methylase, whose translation MSAVDLQAVISGTQASRVEALRQILGYPLKQRDPEGSRFWFLRSGADAAEAEDTCPIAVGFYAELNGLTDAEIKQFLTSEAQQREIYGHYTGRIVPNQPVMYLLLPDSPLSQVGRGAGGEGGRMAMILPTEGKLRQRQIQTFSWSDEDLQARLNRLRQDTLVRTNRIKDAALSVIPLVEWAFYPPIETARALAEQLARVSQRIEAVIPLVYEAESASGYLHQLLKGFQQEIVPDLKLTAKTDKDYSFADIYAQTLAYGLFTARVFSYTQDPQADFNRVTAWEQLPQTNPFLRQLFKDLSQQAEALGDDLLDAIAEIVSLLRAAKMDAILADFQAKMNREDIVVRFYEDFLRAYKPKMREHRGVYYTPEPVVSYMVRSVDILLKEKFNKPLGLADPGVMILDPACGTGTFLLWICQLIYQRFQENPDALTAGLADRTWSGYVQERLLPRIFGFELLMAPYAICHLKLGLFLEETGYRFDSGRRLGVYLTNTLDEALQKSESLFEEFIAEESHQAAAIKRDKPIMIVVGNPPYSGHSANKNSWIEQLVKDYYKVDGQPLGEKNPKWLQDDYVKFIRFGQWRIDRTQQGILAFITNHGYLDNPTFRGMRRSLEQSFDEMYVMDLHGNTKKKEVAPDGSKDENVFDIQQGVSVCLLLKTQEIGK comes from the coding sequence ATGTCTGCTGTGGATTTACAAGCCGTTATTTCTGGAACTCAAGCAAGCCGAGTTGAGGCGTTGCGGCAAATTCTGGGCTATCCCCTGAAGCAGCGTGACCCGGAAGGCTCGCGGTTTTGGTTTTTGCGATCGGGGGCGGATGCCGCAGAAGCGGAAGATACCTGCCCGATCGCGGTTGGTTTCTACGCTGAACTGAATGGATTAACCGATGCCGAAATCAAGCAGTTTTTGACATCAGAGGCGCAGCAGCGCGAAATTTACGGACACTACACCGGACGCATTGTTCCGAATCAGCCAGTGATGTACTTACTCTTACCAGACTCTCCCCTCTCCCAAGTTGGGAGAGGGGCTGGGGGTGAGGGCGGCAGGATGGCAATGATTCTCCCCACCGAAGGGAAGCTACGGCAACGGCAGATCCAGACCTTCTCCTGGTCAGATGAGGATTTACAGGCACGGTTGAATCGACTCAGGCAAGATACGCTGGTTCGAACGAACCGGATCAAGGATGCGGCTTTGTCTGTGATTCCGCTGGTGGAGTGGGCGTTTTACCCGCCGATCGAGACGGCTAGGGCACTGGCTGAGCAGTTGGCGCGGGTTTCGCAGCGGATTGAAGCGGTGATTCCGCTGGTTTATGAGGCTGAGTCGGCTTCAGGCTATTTGCATCAACTCCTCAAGGGCTTTCAGCAGGAAATTGTGCCGGATCTGAAGCTAACGGCTAAGACGGATAAGGACTACAGTTTTGCGGATATTTATGCCCAGACGCTGGCCTATGGTTTGTTTACGGCGCGGGTGTTTAGCTATACGCAGGACCCCCAGGCTGACTTTAACCGTGTGACGGCGTGGGAGCAGTTACCACAGACGAATCCGTTTTTGCGGCAGCTTTTTAAGGATTTATCCCAGCAGGCGGAAGCACTGGGGGATGACTTGCTGGATGCGATTGCAGAGATTGTTAGCCTGTTACGGGCGGCCAAGATGGATGCGATCTTGGCGGATTTCCAGGCCAAGATGAACCGTGAGGATATTGTGGTGCGGTTCTATGAGGATTTTTTAAGGGCCTATAAACCGAAGATGCGCGAACACCGGGGGGTGTACTATACGCCGGAGCCGGTGGTGTCCTATATGGTGCGATCGGTCGATATTCTGTTAAAGGAGAAGTTCAACAAGCCGTTGGGGTTGGCTGACCCTGGGGTGATGATTCTGGACCCAGCCTGCGGGACGGGGACGTTTTTGTTGTGGATCTGCCAACTCATCTACCAGCGGTTTCAGGAGAATCCTGATGCTTTGACGGCGGGGCTAGCGGATCGAACGTGGTCAGGCTATGTGCAGGAGCGATTGTTACCCCGAATTTTTGGGTTTGAGTTGCTGATGGCTCCCTATGCCATTTGCCATCTCAAGCTGGGATTGTTTTTAGAAGAAACGGGCTATCGGTTCGACAGTGGCAGGCGGCTGGGGGTGTATCTCACCAATACGCTGGATGAAGCCTTGCAGAAATCAGAATCGTTGTTTGAAGAGTTTATTGCCGAAGAGTCGCATCAGGCAGCAGCCATTAAGCGCGATAAGCCGATTATGATCGTGGTGGGTAATCCTCCGTATTCAGGACACTCTGCCAATAAGAACTCCTGGATTGAGCAATTAGTGAAAGATTATTACAAAGTGGATGGGCAACCGTTAGGTGAAAAGAATCCGAAGTGGTTACAGGATGATTATGTGAAATTCATTCGATTTGGCCAGTGGCGGATCGATCGAACCCAACAAGGAATCCTGGCGTTTATTACCAATCATGGCTATCTAGATAACCCCACCTTTCGAGGAATGCGCCGCAGCTTAGAGCAAAGTTTTGATGAGATGTATGTGATGGATTTACACGGTAACACGAAGAAAAAGGAGGTGGCACCGGATGGCTCCAAGGATGAAAATGTATTTGATATTCAGCAGGGTGTTTCGGTTTGTTTACTCTTAAAGACACAGGAGATAGGAAAATGA
- a CDS encoding DUF4926 domain-containing protein, producing the protein MPFKEYDVVAIKSEIQAMHKESRQPIVLQAGQVGTVVMTFNNEACLIDFSDAQGVTYAMETVPQEQLMLLHYEPKLIAA; encoded by the coding sequence ATGCCGTTCAAAGAATATGACGTTGTTGCCATTAAGTCAGAGATCCAAGCTATGCATAAAGAGAGCCGACAACCGATTGTGCTCCAAGCCGGACAGGTCGGAACAGTGGTGATGACTTTCAATAATGAGGCTTGTTTAATTGACTTTTCTGATGCCCAAGGGGTGACTTACGCGATGGAAACTGTTCCTCAAGAGCAGCTCATGCTGCTTCACTATGAACCCAAATTAATTGCTGCTTAA
- a CDS encoding DUF6883 domain-containing protein, translating into MKLPNGDRVQLGDKLERYVLDPQHPKGKDKAALFKNRLGITLENKEVLEKALLDAAISQEAIIYKQDQYGTQYDIKFLIETEVGTSLVISCWIIRTGEAFPRLTNVYPVNK; encoded by the coding sequence ATGAAGTTACCCAATGGCGATCGGGTTCAACTCGGTGACAAACTCGAACGTTATGTCCTCGATCCTCAACATCCCAAAGGCAAAGACAAAGCTGCTCTCTTCAAAAATCGGTTAGGTATCACCTTAGAAAACAAGGAGGTTTTAGAAAAAGCACTTCTGGATGCTGCGATAAGCCAGGAAGCAATTATCTACAAGCAAGATCAATATGGAACTCAATACGACATTAAATTTCTCATAGAAACTGAAGTTGGTACATCCTTGGTCATCTCATGCTGGATTATTCGCACTGGAGAAGCGTTTCCCCGATTAACCAATGTTTATCCTGTTAACAAATAA
- a CDS encoding type II toxin-antitoxin system HicA family toxin, with protein MKLPRDITGAALANTLKQLGYETVRQTGSHIRLTTQRGGEHHITIPNHSPLKTGTLSAILKDVATHFKMSRDDLVKQALLSLWWGRYAPPP; from the coding sequence ATGAAACTGCCTCGTGACATCACAGGTGCAGCATTGGCAAACACTCTCAAGCAATTAGGATATGAAACAGTCCGACAAACAGGCAGCCATATCCGCCTGACAACTCAGCGAGGAGGAGAACACCACATTACCATCCCTAATCACTCACCACTCAAGACGGGGACACTCAGCGCCATTCTTAAAGATGTCGCAACTCATTTCAAAATGAGCCGTGATGACCTAGTGAAACAGGCTCTTCTGAGTTTATGGTGGGGGCGCTACGCGCCCCCACCATAA
- a CDS encoding 2-oxoisovalerate dehydrogenase, giving the protein MMTSQPIGLASSKIKEIIFVVEEDAEGGYIAQALGESIFTQADDLDSLRSMIKDALECHFPNPEERPQLIRLHIVRDEVFAL; this is encoded by the coding sequence ATGATGACATCACAACCGATCGGTTTGGCAAGTAGCAAAATTAAGGAGATTATTTTTGTCGTTGAGGAGGATGCTGAAGGTGGCTATATTGCTCAGGCATTGGGCGAGTCTATTTTTACTCAAGCAGATGATCTAGATTCTCTGCGATCGATGATCAAAGATGCTCTAGAGTGCCATTTTCCTAATCCAGAGGAACGTCCTCAACTCATTCGTCTGCACATTGTCCGAGATGAGGTTTTTGCTCTATGA
- a CDS encoding type ISP restriction/modification enzyme, translating into MTQIYHAHLYGTRDSKYDWLLNHDVQSTAWQELHPQAPFYLLIPQNTDLLGEYEQGWKITEVMPVNVLGFQSHRDHFTIDFDYNKLKHRISEMRDVNISDSDYCQKYNLKNTRDWKIEEARKIIRNDSEWERNLIQCAYRPFDNRPCYFGYVTMDCPRRELLDHVAGKENLCLNTIRQTKSPTWQHILISSNPAPAIYVEIKDGSNIFPLYLYPVGEATPLEYRTEITQERRANFSPEFLKALTTKLGYTPTPEAIFYYIYAVFHSPTYRRRYAEFLKIDFPRVPLTASPALFRQLATYGEALVALHLLKSPQLDEFITQYTGNPNPVVDAGHPKYVPHPLTGGQDGSAPLARSGTATGDENGQVILNKKGDRFTGVPDNVWNFYVGGYQVCHKWLKDRKGRTLSPEDLTHYQRIVVALQETIRLMQQIDAAIPRWPLE; encoded by the coding sequence ATGACTCAAATTTACCACGCCCATCTCTATGGAACTCGCGACAGCAAGTATGACTGGCTGCTGAACCATGATGTGCAGTCAACGGCTTGGCAGGAACTTCACCCCCAGGCACCGTTTTATTTGCTGATTCCCCAGAATACGGATCTGTTGGGTGAGTATGAGCAGGGGTGGAAAATTACGGAGGTGATGCCGGTTAATGTTTTAGGCTTTCAAAGTCATCGGGATCATTTCACAATTGATTTTGATTATAACAAGTTGAAACACAGAATCTCTGAAATGAGAGATGTTAATATTTCTGATTCAGATTATTGTCAAAAATATAATTTGAAAAACACTAGGGATTGGAAAATTGAGGAAGCTAGGAAAATTATTCGTAACGATTCAGAATGGGAAAGAAATCTGATTCAGTGCGCCTACCGTCCTTTTGACAACCGTCCCTGTTACTTCGGTTATGTAACAATGGATTGCCCTCGGCGGGAGTTGCTAGATCATGTTGCTGGTAAAGAAAATCTTTGCCTCAACACTATTAGACAGACTAAATCTCCTACCTGGCAGCACATACTTATTTCAAGTAATCCAGCACCAGCCATCTATGTGGAGATCAAGGATGGCTCTAATATATTCCCCCTCTACCTTTACCCTGTTGGCGAAGCCACTCCTCTGGAGTATCGCACTGAAATCACCCAAGAGCGCCGCGCCAACTTTTCCCCTGAGTTCCTCAAGGCTCTCACTACCAAACTGGGGTATACTCCAACCCCCGAAGCCATCTTTTACTACATCTACGCCGTTTTCCACTCCCCCACCTACCGCCGTCGCTACGCTGAGTTTCTCAAAATCGACTTTCCCCGCGTGCCCCTCACGGCTAGTCCCGCACTATTCCGGCAACTCGCCACCTACGGTGAAGCCCTCGTTGCCCTGCACCTGCTGAAATCTCCCCAGTTAGATGAGTTCATCACCCAGTACACCGGCAACCCCAACCCGGTTGTGGATGCTGGACACCCTAAATATGTCCCTCATCCCCTAACAGGGGGACAAGACGGTTCGGCTCCCCTCGCCCGTTCTGGAACAGCGACGGGGGATGAGAATGGCCAAGTTATCCTGAATAAAAAAGGCGATCGCTTTACCGGCGTACCGGACAACGTCTGGAACTTCTATGTCGGGGGCTACCAGGTCTGCCACAAATGGCTCAAAGACCGCAAAGGCCGCACCCTCAGCCCCGAAGACCTCACCCACTACCAGCGCATCGTCGTTGCCCTGCAAGAAACCATCCGGTTGATGCAGCAAATCGATGCCGCCATTCCCCGTTGGCCCCTAGAGTGA
- a CDS encoding DUF433 domain-containing protein, whose translation MVAAVIDIGTLIVRSPEICGNRPRLAGTRITVGRIATLWKQGLSAEDIQNEYPHLELAKIYAALAYYHANREEIEQLLAQDQADYERYSQLYSQQQDSHV comes from the coding sequence ATGGTAGCCGCCGTTATCGACATTGGAACTTTAATTGTTCGTAGTCCTGAAATTTGTGGTAATCGTCCCCGCCTTGCGGGAACACGGATCACTGTTGGGCGTATTGCTACGCTATGGAAACAGGGGCTTAGTGCTGAAGACATTCAAAATGAATATCCCCATTTAGAACTGGCAAAAATTTATGCTGCCCTAGCTTACTATCATGCCAATCGAGAAGAAATCGAGCAGCTTCTAGCTCAAGATCAGGCAGATTACGAGCGATATAGTCAATTGTACTCGCAGCAGCAAGACTCCCATGTATGA
- a CDS encoding DUF433 domain-containing protein — translation MNYRERITIEPGKRSGKPCIRGMRITVYDVLSYLASGMTYQEILNDFPYLTQEDILACLSYAADRERQTLLVQA, via the coding sequence ATGAACTACCGCGAAAGAATCACGATCGAACCGGGTAAACGTAGTGGCAAACCTTGCATTCGCGGAATGCGAATTACAGTCTATGACGTACTTTCCTATCTTGCTTCTGGCATGACCTATCAAGAAATTCTTAACGATTTTCCTTATCTCACTCAAGAAGATATTCTGGCTTGCTTGAGCTATGCCGCTGATCGAGAACGTCAGACTCTGTTGGTTCAGGCATGA